GAAAGGACGCAACTGCGAATGCCAACCAAATTCCAACGTGGTACTGCAACAGCCGAAATCTGCGAGGTCATTCGGCGCGAAATCCTGACGCTCGATATGGAGCCGGGTGCACCGCTCGACGAAACGACCCTATCCAATCGGTTCAACGTCTCGCGCTCTCCGATCCGCGAAGTTCTGAGCCGTCTGGCCGCTGAGGGACTTGTTGAAACCGTGCCAAACCGAGGCGCTATTGTTGCTCCGATTGACCTGCAAAACTTCTCAAGCTTCATCGAAGCCCTTGATTTGCAGCAGCGCTATGCCACCCGTTTGGCCGCGCGTTACAGAACAGCGGCTGACCTTGTTCGGCTCAATGAACTTGCGGACGTTTACAGTGCGGCAGTAAGAGATCTCGATCATTTTGCGATTTTGCAGTCAAACTATGATTTTCACAAAGCCATCGGGGAAATCGGGCGTAACCCATACGTGTCGCGTCACTATAGCCAGCTGTTGTCGGAAGCCCGCAGACTTTTGCATATCCACATTC
The Yoonia sp. SS1-5 DNA segment above includes these coding regions:
- a CDS encoding GntR family transcriptional regulator, whose protein sequence is MQYVDSIERTQLRMPTKFQRGTATAEICEVIRREILTLDMEPGAPLDETTLSNRFNVSRSPIREVLSRLAAEGLVETVPNRGAIVAPIDLQNFSSFIEALDLQQRYATRLAARYRTAADLVRLNELADVYSAAVRDLDHFAILQSNYDFHKAIGEIGRNPYVSRHYSQLLSEARRLLHIHIRFLEATQREDKLADQHDDFIDAIETQDVAAADKVAHEHTFQFHDRFLKAMRYEADDAFSIDVAAGLASRKSLKIVG